One window of the Klebsiella sp. WP3-W18-ESBL-02 genome contains the following:
- a CDS encoding amidohydrolase: MPGLKITLLQQPLVWMDGPANLRHFGRLMEEIVGRDVIVLPEMFTTGFAMEAAKQSMVETDVIAWMRQQAQRTNALIAGSAALQTSRGAVNRFLLVEPEGRVHAYDKRHLFRMAEEHHHYLAGDQRIVLTWRGWRILPLVCYDLRFPVWSRNRNDYDLALYVANWPAPRSHHWQSLLMARAIENQAYVAGCNRVGTDGNSHHYRGDSRIITPQGEILAAAEAHQATRIDGELSMTLLQEYREKFPAWQDADPFALG, from the coding sequence GTGCCAGGTTTAAAGATAACCCTTTTGCAACAACCGCTAGTATGGATGGACGGCCCGGCGAACCTGCGCCATTTTGGCCGGCTGATGGAAGAGATTGTCGGGCGAGACGTGATTGTACTACCAGAGATGTTCACTACCGGTTTCGCAATGGAAGCCGCGAAGCAGTCAATGGTGGAAACCGACGTTATTGCCTGGATGCGACAGCAGGCGCAGCGTACCAACGCCCTCATTGCCGGTAGCGCTGCATTGCAAACATCTCGCGGCGCGGTTAACCGTTTTCTGCTCGTTGAGCCGGAAGGCCGGGTGCACGCCTACGACAAGCGACATCTGTTCCGCATGGCCGAGGAACATCACCACTATCTTGCCGGCGACCAGCGCATCGTGCTGACATGGCGCGGCTGGCGCATTTTGCCGCTCGTCTGCTATGACCTGCGCTTCCCGGTATGGTCGCGAAACCGCAACGACTACGATCTGGCGCTGTACGTCGCCAACTGGCCTGCCCCGCGCTCACACCACTGGCAATCGCTGCTGATGGCCCGAGCGATCGAGAATCAGGCCTACGTCGCGGGCTGTAACCGCGTGGGTACCGATGGCAACAGCCATCACTACCGCGGCGACAGCCGAATCATCACCCCACAGGGCGAAATCCTCGCGGCTGCCGAAGCGCATCAGGCCACCCGTATTGACGGCGAGCTCTCGATGACGCTGCTGCAGGAGTACCGCGAGAAATTTCCTGCCTGGCAGGATGCCGATCCGTTTGCGCTAGGCTGA
- a CDS encoding Na(+)-translocating NADH-quinone reductase subunit C, which translates to MAENKSNDSIGKTLLVVLVLCLVCSIVVAGSAVGLKPLQQEQRALDKQRNILAVAGLMHDKMTADEVAEVYASRVTPRLVDLKSGAMLDADPAKFNQSQALKDPQQSIALASSEDPAGIRRRSNVVEIYLIKDEKQQIQEIVLPVYGNGLWSMMYAFVALDTDGRTIKGITYYDQGETPGLGGEIENPNWRAQFVGKRVVNDEGHPALRVMKGAAPQGDLYAVDGLSGATLTAKGVQHSFDFWMGELGFGPFLKQVREGGLNHG; encoded by the coding sequence GTGGCTGAGAATAAAAGTAACGATAGCATCGGCAAAACGCTGCTGGTGGTGCTGGTGCTTTGTCTGGTCTGCTCTATTGTGGTGGCCGGCTCAGCCGTTGGCCTGAAGCCGCTCCAGCAGGAGCAGCGCGCGCTGGATAAACAGCGCAATATCCTGGCGGTGGCCGGGCTGATGCACGATAAGATGACGGCTGACGAGGTGGCTGAAGTGTATGCCAGCCGCGTTACGCCACGGCTGGTAGACCTGAAAAGCGGTGCGATGCTTGATGCCGATCCGGCAAAGTTTAACCAGAGCCAGGCCCTGAAAGATCCCCAGCAAAGCATTGCGCTGGCGTCCAGCGAAGACCCTGCCGGTATTCGTCGCCGCAGCAATGTGGTGGAAATTTACCTCATTAAAGACGAAAAACAGCAGATTCAGGAGATCGTCTTACCGGTTTACGGTAACGGCCTGTGGTCAATGATGTACGCTTTTGTGGCACTGGATACCGACGGGCGCACCATCAAAGGCATCACCTATTATGACCAGGGGGAAACCCCGGGCCTGGGCGGTGAAATTGAAAACCCGAACTGGCGTGCGCAGTTTGTGGGTAAGCGCGTCGTTAACGACGAAGGTCATCCTGCGTTAAGAGTGATGAAGGGCGCTGCGCCGCAGGGCGACCTGTACGCGGTGGATGGCTTATCCGGCGCAACGCTGACCGCCAAAGGCGTCCAGCATAGCTTTGATTTCTGGATGGGCGAACTGGGCTTTGGCCCATTCCTGAAACAGGTGCGAGAAGGAGGGCTGAACCATGGCTGA
- the ivy gene encoding Ivy family C-type lysozyme inhibitor: MLKVITTIALLVGASSAMAQGDVTISSLAKGETSKAAFNQMVKGHKLPAWVSNGGTFSPAKTVTLGNESWQVLSACKPHDCGSERVAVLWSEKSQQMSGVFSTVNEKTTQEKLTWLNVSDALSIDGKTVLFAALSGSLENHPDAFNYK, translated from the coding sequence ATGTTAAAAGTCATTACCACGATAGCGCTATTGGTTGGCGCATCCAGCGCGATGGCGCAGGGCGATGTGACTATCAGCAGCCTGGCGAAAGGCGAAACCAGCAAAGCCGCGTTTAATCAAATGGTCAAAGGGCATAAGCTGCCCGCGTGGGTCAGCAACGGCGGGACATTTTCGCCAGCTAAAACGGTGACGTTGGGCAACGAGTCCTGGCAAGTGCTGAGCGCCTGTAAACCGCATGACTGCGGCTCGGAGCGCGTGGCGGTACTGTGGTCAGAAAAATCGCAGCAAATGTCAGGCGTCTTCTCTACGGTGAATGAAAAAACCACCCAGGAGAAGCTTACCTGGCTGAACGTGAGCGACGCGTTGTCAATTGATGGTAAAACGGTGCTATTTGCTGCGCTAAGCGGGAGCCTGGAAAACCACCCCGATGCGTTTAATTACAAGTAG
- the fadE gene encoding acyl-CoA dehydrogenase FadE, whose amino-acid sequence MMILSIVLTIALLGALFYHRVSLTLGSLILLAWTAALGASGLWNLWLLVPLAIILVPFNFTPMRKALISAPVFRMFSKVMPPMSRTEKEAIDAGTTWWEGDLFRGNPDWKKLHNYPRPQLTAEEQAFIDGPVEEACRMANDFQITHEMADLPPELWAYLKEHRFFAMIIKKEYGGLEFSAYAQARVLQKLSGVSGILAITVGVPNSLGPGELLQHYGTEDQKNHYLPRLARGLEIPCFALTSPEAGSDAGAIPDTGVVCMGDWQGEQVLGMRLTWNKRYITLAPIATVLGLAFKLSDPDKLLGGAEDLGITCALIPTNTPGVEIGRRHFPLNVPFQNGPTRGQDIFVPIDYIIGGPKMAGQGWRMLVECLSVGRGITLPSNSTGGVKSVALATGAYAHIRRQFKVSIGKMEGIEEPLARIAGNAYVMDAAATLITYGIMLGEKPAVLSAIVKYHCTHRGQQSIVDAMDIAGGKGIMLGEGNFLARAYQGAPIAITVEGANILTRSMMIFGQGAIRCHPYVLEEMAAAQNKDVNAFDKLLFKHIGHVGSNKVRSFWLGITRGLTSATPTRDATKRYYQHLNRLSANLALLSDVSMAVLGGSLKRRERISARLGDVLSQLYLASAVLKRYDDEGRNEADLPLVHWGVQDALHQAEQAIDDLLKNFPNRFVAGALRVAIFPTGRHYDAPSDKLDHSVAKILQTPSATRSRIGRGQYLTPSEHNPVGLLEEALVDVMAADPIHQRICKEIGKNLPFTRLDELARNALAKGLIDQTEAAILTKAEASRLRSINVDDFAPEELATKPVKLPDNVRKVEAA is encoded by the coding sequence ATGATGATTTTGAGTATTGTTTTAACCATTGCTTTACTCGGTGCACTCTTCTATCACCGTGTCAGTTTAACGCTCGGTAGCCTGATTTTACTGGCCTGGACTGCTGCACTGGGTGCGTCAGGTCTGTGGAATTTATGGCTGCTGGTGCCGCTGGCCATTATCCTCGTGCCGTTCAACTTTACGCCAATGCGTAAAGCGCTGATCTCCGCGCCGGTCTTCCGCATGTTCAGCAAGGTGATGCCGCCTATGTCGCGCACCGAAAAAGAAGCGATCGACGCAGGCACAACCTGGTGGGAAGGCGATCTGTTCCGCGGCAACCCGGACTGGAAAAAACTGCACAACTATCCGCGTCCGCAGCTGACCGCCGAAGAACAAGCCTTTATCGACGGCCCGGTGGAAGAAGCCTGTCGGATGGCGAACGATTTCCAGATCACCCATGAAATGGCGGATCTGCCGCCGGAGTTGTGGGCGTATCTGAAAGAGCATCGTTTCTTCGCGATGATCATTAAGAAAGAGTACGGCGGACTGGAGTTCTCAGCCTATGCTCAGGCGCGCGTCCTGCAGAAGCTGTCCGGCGTTTCCGGCATTCTGGCCATCACCGTGGGCGTACCTAACTCCTTAGGCCCGGGCGAACTGCTGCAGCACTACGGCACCGAAGACCAGAAAAATCACTATCTGCCGCGTCTGGCGCGTGGTCTGGAAATCCCTTGCTTCGCGCTGACCAGCCCGGAGGCTGGCTCTGACGCAGGCGCGATTCCAGACACCGGCGTGGTCTGCATGGGCGACTGGCAGGGCGAGCAGGTACTGGGCATGCGCCTGACCTGGAACAAACGCTACATTACGCTCGCGCCTATTGCCACCGTGCTGGGCCTGGCCTTTAAGCTGTCTGACCCGGATAAACTGCTGGGCGGCGCGGAAGATTTAGGTATTACCTGTGCGCTGATCCCAACCAACACCCCGGGCGTTGAAATTGGCCGTCGCCACTTCCCACTGAACGTGCCGTTCCAGAACGGTCCGACACGCGGTCAGGATATTTTCGTGCCGATCGACTACATCATCGGCGGGCCCAAAATGGCCGGTCAGGGCTGGCGTATGCTGGTTGAATGTCTCTCCGTTGGCCGCGGTATCACCCTGCCATCGAACTCCACCGGCGGCGTGAAGTCCGTCGCGTTGGCCACCGGAGCCTACGCGCACATTCGCCGTCAGTTCAAAGTGTCCATCGGTAAAATGGAAGGGATTGAAGAGCCGCTGGCGCGTATCGCGGGCAACGCCTACGTGATGGACGCCGCTGCGACCCTGATTACCTACGGCATTATGCTCGGTGAAAAACCGGCGGTGCTGTCGGCTATCGTTAAATACCACTGTACTCACCGCGGCCAGCAGTCGATCGTTGACGCGATGGATATCGCCGGCGGTAAAGGTATCATGCTGGGCGAAGGCAACTTCCTGGCGCGTGCTTACCAGGGCGCACCCATTGCTATCACCGTGGAAGGGGCAAATATCCTGACCCGCAGCATGATGATCTTCGGCCAGGGCGCTATTCGCTGCCATCCGTACGTACTGGAAGAGATGGCTGCGGCACAGAATAAAGACGTCAACGCGTTCGACAAACTGCTGTTCAAACACATCGGCCACGTCGGCAGCAACAAGGTCCGCAGCTTCTGGCTGGGTATCACTCGCGGCTTAACCAGCGCGACGCCAACCCGCGATGCGACTAAGCGTTACTATCAGCACCTGAACCGTCTGAGCGCCAACCTTGCGCTGCTGTCCGATGTTTCGATGGCGGTACTGGGCGGGAGCCTGAAACGTCGTGAGCGTATCTCCGCACGTCTGGGGGATGTTTTAAGCCAGCTGTATCTGGCCTCGGCGGTGCTGAAGCGCTATGACGATGAAGGCCGTAATGAAGCCGATTTACCGCTGGTTCATTGGGGCGTTCAGGATGCCTTGCATCAAGCCGAGCAGGCGATTGACGATCTGCTGAAAAACTTCCCTAACCGTTTTGTTGCAGGCGCTTTGCGCGTGGCGATCTTCCCGACCGGCCGTCATTACGATGCACCGTCCGATAAGCTCGACCATAGCGTGGCGAAGATCCTGCAAACGCCGAGTGCCACCCGTTCCCGTATCGGCCGCGGTCAGTACCTGACGCCGAGCGAGCATAACCCGGTTGGCCTGCTGGAAGAGGCGTTAGTTGATGTGATGGCGGCGGATCCAATCCACCAGCGGATCTGCAAAGAAATTGGCAAAAATCTGCCGTTTACCCGCCTGGATGAACTGGCGCGTAACGCACTGGCGAAGGGGCTTATCGATCAGACCGAAGCCGCCATTCTGACGAAAGCTGAAGCGAGCCGTCTGCGCAGCATTAACGTGGATGACTTTGCACCGGAAGAATTGGCGACCAAGCCGGTAAAGCTGCCGGACAACGTGCGCAAGGTTGAAGCCGCGTAG
- the nqrE gene encoding NADH:ubiquinone reductase (Na(+)-transporting) subunit E: protein MAHYISLFVRAVFVENMALAFFLGMCTFLAVSKKVSTAFGLGVAVTVVLGLAVPINNLVYNLVLRDGALVDGVDLSFLNFITFIGVIAALVQILEMILDKYFPSLYTALGIFLPLIAVNCAIFGGVSFMVQRDYNFGESIVYGFGSGIGWMLAIVALAGIREKMKYSNVPAGLRGLGITFITTGLMALGFMSFSGVQL, encoded by the coding sequence GTGGCTCACTACATTAGTCTGTTTGTTCGCGCCGTGTTCGTTGAAAACATGGCGCTGGCCTTCTTCCTTGGAATGTGTACATTCCTGGCGGTTTCAAAGAAAGTCTCCACGGCTTTTGGTCTTGGCGTAGCGGTAACGGTGGTTCTGGGCCTTGCCGTACCGATCAACAACCTGGTGTATAACCTGGTGCTGCGCGACGGCGCGCTGGTTGATGGCGTGGATCTTAGCTTCCTCAACTTCATCACCTTCATCGGAGTGATTGCCGCGTTGGTGCAGATTCTCGAGATGATCCTCGATAAATACTTCCCTTCGCTGTACACCGCACTGGGCATCTTCCTACCGCTGATCGCCGTAAACTGCGCCATCTTCGGCGGGGTTTCCTTCATGGTGCAGCGTGATTACAACTTCGGTGAGTCCATTGTTTACGGCTTCGGCTCGGGCATTGGCTGGATGCTGGCGATTGTTGCTCTGGCGGGAATTCGTGAAAAGATGAAGTATTCAAACGTGCCTGCGGGACTGCGCGGCTTAGGGATCACCTTTATCACCACCGGGCTGATGGCGTTAGGCTTTATGTCATTCTCCGGTGTGCAGCTATAA
- the dpaA gene encoding peptidoglycan meso-diaminopimelic acid protein amidase: MRKIALFIAMLLMPCVSFAGLMSSSSPTTPVSKEYKQQLMGSPVYIQIFKEERTLDLFVKMGETYQLLDSYKICNYSGGLGPKQRQGDFKSPEGFYSVQRSQLKPDSRFYKAINIGFPNAYDRAHGYEGKYLMIHGACVSIGCYAMTDSGIDEIFQFVTGALVFGQQSVQVSIYPFRMNDANMQRHKYSYYHDFWQQLKPGYDYFQQTHKPPVVSVIDGRYVVSKPLSHEVVQPQLASNYALPEAK; this comes from the coding sequence ATGCGCAAAATCGCATTATTTATTGCGATGCTTTTAATGCCGTGCGTTTCGTTTGCTGGGTTAATGAGCAGCAGCAGCCCGACGACGCCTGTTAGCAAAGAATATAAGCAGCAATTGATGGGCTCCCCGGTGTATATCCAGATTTTCAAGGAAGAGCGTACGCTTGACCTCTTCGTGAAAATGGGCGAAACCTACCAACTCCTTGATAGCTACAAAATCTGTAATTACTCCGGCGGCTTAGGGCCAAAGCAGCGCCAGGGCGATTTCAAAAGCCCGGAAGGGTTTTATTCCGTACAGCGTAGCCAGCTGAAGCCGGATAGCCGCTTCTATAAAGCAATTAACATCGGCTTCCCGAACGCCTATGACCGTGCGCACGGCTATGAAGGGAAATATCTGATGATTCACGGTGCCTGTGTGTCGATTGGCTGCTATGCCATGACCGACTCAGGTATTGATGAGATCTTCCAGTTTGTCACCGGCGCGCTGGTGTTTGGCCAGCAGAGCGTGCAGGTCAGCATCTATCCGTTCAGAATGAACGATGCCAACATGCAGCGCCACAAATACTCTTACTACCATGACTTCTGGCAGCAGCTAAAGCCGGGCTACGACTACTTCCAGCAGACGCACAAACCGCCTGTCGTCTCGGTCATTGACGGCCGCTACGTAGTGAGCAAGCCGCTGAGCCACGAAGTGGTGCAGCCGCAGCTGGCATCAAACTACGCGCTCCCCGAGGCAAAATAA
- a CDS encoding NADH:ubiquinone reductase (Na(+)-transporting) subunit B — translation MGLKQLLEKVEPHFTQGGKLEKYYPLYEATATLLYTPGHVTKGAAHVRDAIDLKRMMILVWFAVFPAMFWGMYNVGLQTIPALHKLYGAEQLQQVIAGNWHYSVAQALGVSFAADAGWLSMMTLGAVFFLPIYATVFLVGGFWEVLFAIVRKHEVNEGFFVTSILFALIVPPTMPLWQAALGISFGVVIAKEIFGGTGRNFLNPALAGRAFLFFAYPAQISGDLVWTAADGFSGATPLSQWASHGGEALVNVVTGQPVSWMDAFIGNIPGSIGEVSTLMILLGGALIIFGRVASWRIVAGVMVGMIACATLFNLVGSDTNPMFAMPWYWHLVLGGFAFGMMFMATDPVSASFTDKGKWCYGALIGAMCVLIRVVNPAYPEGMMLAILFANLFAPLFDYLVVRANIKRRKSRG, via the coding sequence ATGGGCTTAAAACAGCTGCTGGAAAAAGTTGAGCCGCACTTCACGCAGGGCGGCAAGCTGGAAAAATACTACCCGCTGTATGAAGCAACGGCGACGTTGCTCTACACGCCGGGCCACGTCACCAAAGGTGCGGCGCACGTCCGTGACGCCATCGACCTGAAGCGCATGATGATCCTCGTGTGGTTCGCCGTCTTCCCGGCGATGTTCTGGGGGATGTACAACGTTGGGCTGCAAACGATCCCGGCGCTGCACAAACTGTACGGCGCGGAACAGCTGCAGCAGGTCATCGCCGGTAACTGGCACTACAGCGTGGCGCAGGCGCTGGGCGTCAGCTTCGCGGCGGACGCCGGCTGGCTCAGCATGATGACGCTGGGTGCGGTGTTCTTTCTTCCTATTTACGCCACGGTATTCCTGGTAGGCGGTTTCTGGGAAGTGCTGTTTGCGATTGTGCGTAAGCATGAAGTGAACGAAGGTTTTTTCGTCACCTCTATTTTGTTTGCGCTGATTGTTCCGCCGACGATGCCGCTATGGCAGGCGGCGCTCGGCATCTCCTTTGGGGTGGTGATAGCCAAAGAGATCTTTGGCGGTACCGGACGCAACTTCCTTAACCCGGCGCTGGCCGGGCGCGCGTTCCTGTTCTTTGCCTATCCGGCACAAATCTCCGGCGATCTCGTCTGGACCGCTGCCGACGGATTCTCCGGCGCAACGCCGCTTTCCCAGTGGGCAAGCCACGGTGGAGAAGCGCTGGTCAACGTCGTCACCGGTCAGCCGGTAAGCTGGATGGACGCCTTTATCGGCAACATCCCGGGTTCAATTGGCGAAGTATCGACGCTGATGATCCTGCTCGGTGGTGCGCTAATTATTTTTGGTCGCGTAGCTTCCTGGCGCATTGTCGCCGGGGTGATGGTTGGCATGATTGCCTGTGCGACGCTGTTTAACCTGGTTGGCTCTGACACCAATCCAATGTTCGCCATGCCGTGGTACTGGCATCTGGTGCTGGGCGGCTTCGCCTTCGGCATGATGTTTATGGCTACCGACCCGGTCTCCGCGTCGTTTACTGATAAAGGGAAATGGTGCTACGGCGCGTTGATTGGCGCAATGTGCGTGCTGATTCGCGTGGTTAACCCGGCCTATCCGGAAGGGATGATGCTGGCGATTCTGTTCGCCAACCTCTTTGCACCGCTGTTCGATTATCTGGTGGTGCGGGCCAATATTAAGCGGAGGAAGTCGCGTGGCTGA
- a CDS encoding Na(+)-translocating NADH-quinone reductase subunit A, with product MIKITKGLDLPIAGLPDRQRIDDVTVNRVAVKGEEYVGLRPSMAVKEGDRVVKGQLLFEDKKIPGVRFTAPASGTVSAIHRGERRVLQSVVIDIDGDASLNFTAYSADDLATLPREVVAAQLIESGMWTAMRTRPFSKTPAPGTAPAAIFVTAMDTNPLAADPQPIILAQREAFNAGLTVLTRLTDGKVHVCQSSGGKLGGHPQGQVTFNQFTGPHPAGLVGTHIHFLEPVSLNKQVWHLNYQDVIAYGKLFLEGVLWTERIIALGGPQVKQPRLLRTCLGADLDALVAGELHEGENRVLSGSVLNGSRAAGPQAFLGRFHLQVSVLKEGREKELLGWVAPGRDKYSITRTTLGHFLKKKLFNLSTDTHGGERAMVPIGNYERVMPLDILPTMLLRDLLAGDTDSAQALGCLELDEEDLALCTYVCPGKYEYGPVLRHVLTQIEQEG from the coding sequence ATGATTAAAATAACCAAAGGTCTCGATCTGCCTATAGCTGGCCTGCCCGATCGGCAACGTATTGATGACGTTACCGTGAATCGCGTGGCGGTCAAAGGCGAAGAATATGTCGGGTTGCGCCCTTCAATGGCGGTAAAAGAGGGGGATCGCGTTGTCAAAGGGCAGCTGCTCTTTGAAGACAAAAAGATTCCCGGCGTACGCTTTACCGCCCCGGCCAGCGGCACGGTCAGTGCTATTCATCGCGGCGAGCGGCGCGTGCTGCAGTCGGTCGTCATCGATATCGACGGTGATGCCTCGTTGAACTTTACCGCCTATTCCGCCGACGACCTGGCAACTCTCCCGCGTGAGGTGGTTGCCGCGCAGCTGATCGAATCCGGCATGTGGACCGCAATGCGCACGCGCCCGTTCAGCAAAACCCCCGCTCCGGGGACGGCGCCGGCGGCGATATTCGTCACCGCCATGGACACCAACCCGCTGGCCGCAGACCCTCAGCCGATTATCCTCGCCCAGCGTGAAGCCTTTAACGCAGGCCTGACCGTGCTGACGCGTCTTACCGACGGCAAAGTGCACGTTTGCCAGAGCAGCGGCGGCAAGCTGGGCGGCCACCCGCAGGGGCAGGTGACCTTCAATCAGTTCACCGGCCCGCATCCGGCGGGGCTGGTTGGCACGCACATACACTTCCTTGAGCCGGTAAGCCTGAACAAACAGGTGTGGCACCTGAACTATCAGGACGTGATTGCCTACGGCAAACTGTTCCTCGAAGGCGTACTGTGGACGGAGCGCATTATCGCGCTCGGTGGCCCGCAGGTGAAACAGCCACGTCTGCTGCGCACCTGCCTTGGCGCCGATCTCGATGCGCTGGTGGCGGGCGAACTGCACGAGGGCGAAAATCGCGTGTTGTCCGGCTCCGTACTCAACGGCTCACGGGCCGCTGGCCCTCAGGCGTTCCTTGGCCGCTTCCATCTGCAGGTCAGCGTCCTGAAAGAAGGGCGTGAAAAAGAGCTGCTCGGCTGGGTTGCGCCGGGGCGTGACAAGTATTCAATCACCCGCACCACGCTCGGTCATTTCCTGAAGAAGAAATTGTTTAACCTCTCTACGGACACCCACGGCGGCGAACGCGCGATGGTCCCGATTGGCAACTATGAGCGCGTGATGCCGCTGGACATCCTGCCGACCATGCTGCTGCGTGATCTGCTGGCGGGCGATACCGACAGCGCGCAGGCGCTAGGCTGTCTCGAGCTTGATGAAGAAGACCTGGCGCTGTGTACCTACGTTTGTCCGGGGAAATACGAATACGGGCCGGTGTTGCGCCACGTATTAACGCAAATTGAGCAGGAAGGCTAA
- a CDS encoding NADH:ubiquinone reductase (Na(+)-transporting) subunit D yields the protein MAEQGEMKEMKRLLVGPLIANNPIALQVLGVCSALAVTTKLETAFVMTIAVTLVTAFSSMFISMIRHHIPNSVRIIVQMAIIASLVIVVDQLLRAFAYETSKQLSVFVGLIITNCIVMGRAEAYAMKSPPLASFMDGIGNGLGYGAILLIVGFLRELIGSGKLFGVTVLETVQNGGWYQPNGLFLLAPSAFFIIGLLIWALRSWKPEQQEKE from the coding sequence ATGGCTGAACAGGGTGAAATGAAAGAGATGAAACGCCTGCTGGTTGGGCCGCTCATTGCCAATAACCCCATCGCGCTACAGGTCCTCGGCGTCTGTTCTGCGCTGGCGGTGACGACCAAGCTGGAAACGGCCTTCGTGATGACAATTGCGGTCACGCTGGTGACGGCGTTTTCCAGCATGTTTATCTCGATGATTCGTCATCATATTCCGAACAGCGTGCGCATCATCGTGCAGATGGCGATCATCGCTTCGCTGGTTATCGTGGTCGATCAGCTGCTGCGCGCGTTTGCCTATGAAACGTCAAAACAGCTGTCGGTCTTCGTCGGGCTGATCATCACGAACTGTATTGTGATGGGGCGCGCGGAAGCGTATGCCATGAAGTCTCCGCCGCTGGCGAGCTTTATGGACGGTATCGGTAACGGTCTGGGTTACGGCGCCATTCTGCTGATTGTTGGCTTCCTGCGTGAACTGATCGGCAGCGGCAAGCTGTTTGGCGTCACGGTGCTGGAAACGGTACAGAACGGCGGCTGGTACCAGCCTAATGGCCTGTTCCTGCTCGCGCCGAGCGCGTTTTTCATTATCGGTCTGCTGATCTGGGCGCTGCGTAGCTGGAAGCCGGAACAGCAGGAAAAGGAGTAA
- a CDS encoding class II glutamine amidotransferase has translation MCELLGMSANVPTDICFSFTGLVQRGGGTGPHKDGWGITFYEGKGCRTFKDPQPSYQSPIAKLVQDYPIKSCSVIAHIRQANRGMVALENTHPFTRELWGRNWTYAHNGQLSGYKSLETGHFRPVGETDSEKAFCWLLHKLTQRYPRTPGNMQAVFKYIASLADELREKGVFNMLLSDGRYVMAFCSTNLYWITRRAPFGVAKLLDQDVEIDFQRETTANDVVTVIATQPLTGNETWHKIMPGEWRLFCLGERVV, from the coding sequence ATGTGCGAACTGCTCGGGATGAGCGCCAATGTGCCGACCGATATTTGCTTCAGTTTTACCGGGCTGGTTCAGCGCGGTGGAGGGACCGGGCCGCATAAAGACGGCTGGGGTATTACCTTCTATGAAGGTAAAGGCTGTCGCACCTTTAAAGACCCGCAGCCCAGCTATCAGTCACCGATTGCTAAACTAGTGCAGGACTATCCGATCAAATCCTGTTCGGTGATCGCCCATATCCGCCAGGCCAATCGCGGTATGGTGGCGCTGGAAAACACACACCCGTTCACCCGCGAGCTGTGGGGGCGCAACTGGACCTACGCGCACAACGGGCAGCTTTCTGGCTATAAATCGCTGGAGACTGGGCACTTCCGTCCGGTTGGCGAAACCGACAGCGAAAAAGCGTTCTGCTGGCTGCTGCACAAGCTGACTCAGCGCTATCCTCGTACTCCGGGCAATATGCAGGCGGTATTTAAATATATTGCTTCGCTTGCCGATGAGCTGCGCGAGAAGGGCGTGTTTAACATGCTGCTATCAGACGGGCGTTATGTGATGGCGTTCTGCTCCACTAACCTGTATTGGATCACCCGTCGTGCGCCGTTTGGCGTGGCGAAGCTGCTGGATCAGGACGTGGAAATTGATTTTCAGCGGGAGACAACCGCCAACGATGTGGTGACCGTGATTGCCACCCAGCCGCTGACGGGGAATGAAACCTGGCACAAGATTATGCCAGGTGAGTGGCGCTTATTTTGCCTCGGGGAGCGCGTAGTTTGA
- the lpcA gene encoding D-sedoheptulose 7-phosphate isomerase yields MYQDLIRNELNEAADTLANFLKDDANIHAIQRAAVLLADSFKAGGKVLSCGNGGSHCDAMHFAEELTGRYRENRPGYPAIAISDVSHLSCVSNDFGYEYVFSRYVESVGRAGDVLLGISTSGNSANVIKAIEAARAQGMKVITLTGKDGGKMAGSADIEIRVPHFGYADRVQEIHIKVIHILIMLIEKEMVKG; encoded by the coding sequence ATGTACCAGGATCTTATTCGTAACGAACTGAATGAAGCGGCGGATACGCTGGCAAACTTTCTAAAAGATGATGCCAATATCCATGCTATTCAGCGCGCAGCAGTCCTGCTGGCAGACAGCTTTAAAGCCGGTGGTAAAGTGCTTTCCTGCGGTAACGGTGGCTCCCACTGCGACGCGATGCACTTCGCTGAAGAGCTGACCGGCCGCTATCGTGAAAACCGTCCTGGCTACCCGGCGATTGCGATCTCCGACGTCAGTCATCTCTCCTGCGTGAGTAACGATTTCGGTTATGAATATGTTTTCTCTCGTTACGTCGAGTCTGTCGGCCGCGCGGGTGACGTGCTGCTGGGTATCTCTACCTCGGGCAACTCTGCGAACGTGATTAAAGCTATTGAAGCGGCGCGCGCGCAGGGAATGAAAGTGATCACCCTGACCGGTAAAGACGGCGGCAAAATGGCCGGTTCCGCGGATATCGAGATTCGCGTTCCGCACTTTGGCTACGCCGATCGCGTGCAGGAAATTCACATTAAAGTGATTCATATCCTGATCATGCTGATCGAAAAAGAGATGGTTAAAGGCTAA